The Thermoflavifilum sp. genome contains a region encoding:
- a CDS encoding HD domain-containing protein encodes MAFRKHKIINDPVYGFIRIDDAAIFQVIEHPAYQRLRRIQQMALAQLVFPGAVHTRFQHSLGAYHLLTLALQELKNKGISISAEEQTAVKLAVLLHDAGHGPFSHALEGLIAGGLSHEQISRLMMQQLIKEIEGPLEMALSIFDRSYPRHFLHQLVSSQLDVDRMDYLMRDSFYTGVAEGIIGYDRILKMLTVEDDELMVEEKAIYSIEKFIIARRLMYWQVYLHKTVLSAETMLQKIILRARELVGRGVSVPSSPALQFFLKTSSPVDLPDAEWLHLFCQLDDMDVWMAIKLWCGHTDPVLAWLSRALLNRQLFRLELSPHPTDQQTVARLQEQCLRKFPFLHEDDLPYFVYTGTASSYAYNPADENIRILSSQHRVRDISDVENSLINHTVSIPIKKFYICYPKSLTEAML; translated from the coding sequence ATGGCTTTCAGAAAACACAAAATCATTAACGACCCGGTATACGGCTTCATCCGGATTGACGATGCTGCTATATTTCAGGTTATCGAACATCCAGCATATCAACGATTGCGTCGCATTCAACAGATGGCACTTGCTCAGCTGGTATTCCCGGGAGCGGTACACACCCGATTTCAGCATTCACTGGGAGCCTATCATTTGTTGACGCTTGCCTTGCAGGAGTTGAAAAATAAAGGGATATCCATCAGCGCCGAGGAGCAGACAGCCGTAAAGCTGGCCGTATTGTTGCACGATGCAGGGCATGGTCCTTTTTCTCATGCACTGGAAGGACTGATAGCCGGAGGCCTTTCGCATGAGCAAATTTCCCGTTTGATGATGCAACAACTGATAAAGGAGATTGAGGGGCCGCTGGAAATGGCGCTTTCCATTTTCGATCGGTCCTATCCCCGCCATTTCCTCCATCAGCTGGTATCCAGCCAGCTCGATGTGGATCGTATGGATTACCTGATGCGCGATAGTTTTTATACCGGCGTTGCCGAAGGCATTATTGGTTACGATCGGATTCTGAAGATGTTGACGGTGGAAGATGATGAGTTGATGGTGGAAGAAAAAGCGATTTATTCGATTGAAAAATTTATTATCGCCCGTCGCTTGATGTACTGGCAGGTATATCTGCACAAAACCGTATTGAGTGCGGAAACGATGTTGCAGAAGATCATCCTGCGTGCACGTGAGCTGGTTGGCCGGGGCGTGTCGGTCCCATCATCACCAGCTTTACAGTTTTTTTTAAAAACGTCTTCGCCGGTCGATTTGCCTGATGCGGAATGGCTTCATCTGTTCTGTCAGCTGGATGATATGGATGTATGGATGGCCATAAAGTTATGGTGCGGCCATACAGATCCGGTGCTTGCCTGGCTGAGTCGTGCTTTATTAAACCGACAGCTGTTCCGGCTGGAATTGAGTCCACATCCTACGGATCAGCAAACTGTTGCACGCTTACAGGAACAATGCCTCCGAAAATTCCCCTTCCTGCATGAGGATGATTTACCATATTTCGTTTACACGGGCACGGCATCCAGTTATGCCTATAATCCGGCTGATGAGAATATCCGCATACTTTCGAGTCAGCATCGGGTAAGGGATATTTCGGATGTGGAAAACAGTTTAATCAACCACACGGTGTCCATCCCCATAAAAAAATTTTACATTTGTTACCCAAAATCACTAACTGAGGCAATGCTATGA
- a CDS encoding co-chaperone GroES family protein, producing MSVHLTADNKLKKLIVVGDRVLIKPLKPNEMTASGLYLPPGVQEKEKVQQGYVIKTGPGYAIPIPVDDEEWKPDEDRVKYIPLQAKEGDLAIFLASASTEVMYEGEKYFIVPQSAILMLEREEEL from the coding sequence ATGTCTGTTCATTTAACTGCCGATAATAAATTGAAAAAGCTGATTGTTGTGGGCGATCGGGTATTAATTAAACCGCTGAAGCCCAATGAGATGACGGCCAGTGGGTTGTACCTGCCTCCGGGCGTACAGGAAAAAGAAAAGGTACAACAGGGTTATGTAATTAAAACCGGGCCGGGTTATGCTATTCCCATACCCGTGGACGACGAAGAGTGGAAGCCTGATGAAGATCGTGTAAAATATATTCCGTTGCAGGCCAAAGAGGGCGATCTGGCTATTTTTCTGGCAAGTGCATCCACCGAAGTGATGTATGAAGGGGAAAAATATTTTATCGTACCTCAATCGGCCATCTTGATGTTAGAAAGGGAAGAAGAGCTATAA
- a CDS encoding bifunctional UDP-3-O-[3-hydroxymyristoyl] N-acetylglucosamine deacetylase/3-hydroxyacyl-ACP dehydratase, producing the protein MKPFNAQNQHTLKEPIHISGVGLHTGLEVNMTIKPATPGYGIKFQRVDLPDKPIIKADVDYVVDTSRGTTLGLDGVRISTVEHLMAALVGMGVDNAHIELDAPEVPIMDGSALPFAEAIEKGGLQEQDAKKVYYSIDTNIQFTDEVKKVELLALPSLEYKITTLIDFNSPVLGTQHAAMKHISEFKDEIAPCRTFCFLHELEFLLENNLIKGGDLNNAIVVVDKVVSEEELAKLAVAFKREKISVKSEGILNNIQLRFPNEAARHKLLDVVGDLALIGYAIKAHIIANRPGHSSNIAFAKKIKEYIKKNRHAAGVPVYDPNQPAVLDIRRIEKTLPHRYPFLLVDKIIELSDTHVVGVKNVTFNEFFFQGHFPGNPVMPGVLQIEALAQAGGILALNTYQDPENYDTYFLKIDNCKFKHKVLPGDTMILKLELLRPIRRGICEMRGTVFVGNKIATEADLMAQIVRKDSAKS; encoded by the coding sequence ATGAAGCCATTTAACGCGCAAAACCAGCATACCCTCAAAGAGCCAATTCACATTTCAGGGGTAGGACTTCATACAGGGCTGGAGGTAAACATGACTATCAAGCCGGCCACGCCGGGTTATGGCATTAAGTTTCAACGGGTTGACCTGCCCGACAAACCCATTATCAAAGCCGATGTGGATTATGTAGTGGATACTTCCAGGGGTACCACCCTCGGGCTGGATGGGGTAAGGATAAGCACGGTGGAACATCTCATGGCAGCATTGGTAGGCATGGGCGTGGATAATGCCCATATTGAACTTGATGCACCGGAGGTACCCATCATGGACGGCAGCGCCTTACCTTTTGCCGAAGCTATCGAAAAAGGCGGCTTGCAGGAACAGGATGCCAAAAAGGTATATTATTCCATCGACACCAATATCCAGTTTACCGATGAAGTGAAAAAAGTAGAACTGCTGGCCCTACCCTCTCTGGAATACAAAATCACCACCCTCATCGACTTTAATTCGCCCGTGCTGGGCACCCAGCACGCCGCCATGAAGCATATCAGCGAATTCAAAGACGAAATTGCTCCCTGTCGTACCTTTTGCTTTCTGCATGAACTGGAATTTTTGCTCGAAAATAACCTCATTAAGGGTGGCGACCTGAATAATGCTATTGTGGTGGTGGATAAAGTCGTAAGCGAAGAAGAACTGGCTAAACTGGCTGTGGCTTTCAAAAGAGAAAAAATTTCAGTGAAAAGCGAGGGTATCCTCAACAATATCCAGTTGCGTTTCCCCAATGAAGCCGCCCGTCATAAACTGCTTGACGTGGTGGGTGATCTGGCGCTAATCGGGTATGCGATTAAAGCACATATCATCGCGAATAGGCCCGGCCACTCTTCCAATATTGCATTTGCCAAAAAAATTAAAGAGTACATCAAGAAAAATCGGCATGCTGCCGGTGTGCCGGTGTACGACCCCAACCAGCCTGCCGTACTCGATATTCGCCGGATCGAAAAAACCCTTCCCCACCGCTATCCTTTTCTGCTCGTCGATAAAATCATCGAGCTGTCCGATACCCATGTGGTGGGCGTTAAAAATGTCACCTTCAATGAATTCTTCTTCCAGGGTCATTTTCCAGGAAACCCCGTGATGCCGGGTGTGCTGCAGATCGAAGCCCTGGCCCAGGCAGGAGGCATTTTAGCCCTGAACACCTATCAGGATCCGGAAAATTATGATACCTATTTTCTGAAAATCGATAATTGTAAATTCAAACACAAAGTGCTGCCGGGTGACACGATGATCCTCAAGCTCGAGCTGCTCAGGCCCATCCGCAGGGGTATCTGCGAAATGCGTGGCACTGTATTTGTCGGCAATAAGATCGCCACAGAAGCTGATTTAATGGCTCAAATCGTGAGAAAAGATTCTGCAAAATCATGA
- a CDS encoding bifunctional response regulator/alkaline phosphatase family protein yields MAQANILWIDDEIDSLRSQILFLENKGYAVQSVTNGFDALEFLKEHPIDVILLDETMPGLSGLETLSRLKETYPHIPVVMITKNEAEHLMDEAIGAQISDYLIKPVNPNQVLLALKKIIDNKRLVAEKTTFAYQQAFRELFLALSSQPNHQEWTELYKKLVYWEMEMGKADSPEMQDVFATQKAEANTEFAKFISRHYAGWVSSKAQDAPVMSHTVFQKKILPALSKDMPNFWVLIDNLRFDQWKAIQPIFAETFRILEEDSFYSILPTSTQYSRNAIFAGLLPADIETHFPEEWKNDDEQGGKNLYEELFFTHQLKRLKADIRFSYTKITSHHDGQQLVNHIHNLLHYPLNIIVYNFVDMLSHARTEMEVLKELASDEISYRSITRSWFLHSPLHQALKKIADRPVRIILSTDHGSVRVKTPCKVIGDRQTTTNLRYKHGKNLNFDPKEVIAFRDPREAGLPRPNVNSSYIFAKEDGFLCYPNNYNYFANYYKNTFQHGGVSLEEMIVPLVIMEPK; encoded by the coding sequence ATGGCGCAGGCAAATATTCTATGGATTGACGACGAAATTGATTCCCTCCGATCGCAAATTCTTTTTCTGGAAAATAAAGGATATGCCGTTCAATCGGTTACCAATGGATTTGATGCGCTGGAATTTTTAAAAGAGCATCCCATAGATGTGATTTTGCTGGATGAAACCATGCCGGGACTCAGTGGACTGGAAACACTGTCCCGATTGAAAGAAACCTATCCGCATATTCCCGTGGTAATGATTACCAAAAATGAAGCCGAACATCTGATGGATGAAGCTATTGGCGCACAGATCAGCGATTACCTCATCAAACCCGTGAATCCCAATCAAGTTTTGCTGGCTTTAAAAAAAATCATTGATAACAAACGGCTTGTGGCCGAGAAAACGACATTCGCTTATCAGCAAGCATTTCGTGAATTATTTCTTGCCCTCAGCAGCCAGCCCAATCATCAAGAATGGACGGAGCTGTATAAAAAGCTGGTGTACTGGGAGATGGAAATGGGCAAGGCCGATAGTCCCGAAATGCAGGATGTATTCGCCACCCAGAAAGCTGAAGCCAACACGGAATTTGCTAAATTCATTTCCCGTCATTATGCAGGATGGGTGAGTTCAAAAGCACAGGATGCGCCGGTGATGTCACATACGGTATTCCAGAAGAAAATTCTACCGGCGCTGTCTAAAGACATGCCCAATTTCTGGGTGTTGATCGATAATTTACGGTTTGATCAATGGAAAGCCATTCAACCTATTTTTGCCGAGACTTTTCGCATCCTGGAAGAAGATAGTTTTTACAGCATATTGCCCACTTCCACCCAGTATAGCCGTAATGCTATTTTCGCTGGTTTGTTGCCTGCAGATATTGAAACTCATTTCCCGGAAGAGTGGAAAAATGATGATGAACAGGGTGGAAAAAATCTGTATGAAGAGTTATTTTTTACCCATCAGCTGAAACGCCTTAAAGCCGATATTCGATTTAGCTATACCAAAATTACCAGTCATCATGACGGACAACAGCTGGTAAATCATATCCATAATCTGTTGCATTATCCTTTAAACATCATTGTGTACAATTTTGTGGATATGTTATCCCATGCCCGTACAGAGATGGAGGTGTTGAAGGAATTGGCAAGTGATGAAATATCTTACCGCAGCATTACCCGGAGCTGGTTTTTGCATTCACCCCTGCATCAGGCATTGAAAAAAATCGCCGATCGGCCCGTGCGCATCATTTTGAGTACGGACCATGGAAGTGTACGCGTGAAAACCCCCTGCAAAGTAATTGGTGACCGACAAACCACGACCAATCTGCGATACAAACATGGTAAAAACCTGAACTTTGATCCCAAAGAGGTCATTGCATTTCGTGATCCCCGCGAAGCAGGCCTGCCTCGCCCGAACGTAAATTCATCGTATATCTTCGCTAAAGAAGACGGATTTCTCTGCTATCCGAATAACTACAATTATTTTGCTAATTACTACAAAAATACCTTCCAGCATGGCGGTGTATCGCTTGAAGAAATGATTGTACCACTGGTGATTATGGAACCTAAATAA
- a CDS encoding MBL fold metallo-hydrolase, with protein MRVTFLGTGTSQGVPMIACTCRVCSSTDPHDKRLRSSVLLEVDGKNIVIDTTPDFRTQMLQAGVRHLDAVLITHSHKDHIAGMDDVRAFNYFQQSPIDIYATHASQEVITREFAYAFADVKYPGVPDIRLNTVDEQPFDVKGTQVIPIRVWHYKMPVLGFRIGNFTYITDANRIPDEEKDKIKGSSVLVLNALRKEPHISHFSLQEALALADELSIPEVYFTHISHQMGLHAEVNQHLKSGRALAYDGLVLEI; from the coding sequence GTGAGAGTTACGTTTTTAGGTACGGGTACTTCACAGGGTGTGCCCATGATCGCCTGTACATGTCGGGTATGTAGCTCAACGGATCCCCATGATAAACGATTGAGGAGCAGTGTATTGCTGGAGGTTGATGGCAAAAATATTGTGATTGATACCACGCCTGATTTTCGCACGCAAATGTTACAGGCGGGTGTGCGACATCTGGATGCTGTGCTCATCACACATTCGCATAAAGATCATATTGCCGGGATGGATGATGTGCGGGCATTTAATTATTTTCAGCAATCACCCATTGATATTTACGCTACGCATGCTTCGCAGGAAGTCATCACCCGCGAATTTGCTTATGCTTTTGCAGATGTGAAATACCCTGGAGTGCCCGACATTCGCTTGAATACAGTAGATGAACAACCATTTGATGTAAAAGGCACACAGGTTATTCCCATTCGTGTATGGCATTACAAAATGCCCGTGCTGGGATTTCGCATTGGTAATTTCACCTACATTACGGATGCCAATCGTATTCCGGATGAAGAAAAAGATAAAATCAAGGGATCATCCGTACTGGTGCTTAATGCATTGCGCAAAGAACCACATATTTCGCATTTCAGTCTGCAAGAAGCTTTAGCACTTGCCGATGAATTATCCATTCCAGAGGTATATTTTACCCATATCAGTCATCAGATGGGATTGCATGCGGAAGTGAACCAGCATCTGAAATCAGGAAGAGCGCTGGCTTATGACGGACTGGTGCTGGAGATCTGA
- a CDS encoding helix-hairpin-helix domain-containing protein, translating into MPLPHRIWNWLSFGKNERKAMLGIFLFIAMAMLFPLLIAHFFPEKALVVEIATLDSLQAPNDHQSETQEKRQTQEPRSAELFYFDPNRATLEDWLRLGISRRTAMVILHYREKGGRFRTGQDLLKIYGFQPADYQRLAPYVQIARDTEKPGYARIPATAEVNKSSHTDQKQSFLQQKIELNSADTLLFMQLPGVGATYARRIIRYRERLGGFYRVDQLREIPYLPDSIVQRMLPWVSVDTDLVRHIDLNTAQLGELAAHPYIGYALARLMIAYREQHGPYQQVADLQKLVLVDEPIYRKLVHYLVVNPVHHATRSQ; encoded by the coding sequence ATGCCATTACCTCATCGGATATGGAATTGGCTGAGTTTTGGCAAAAACGAGCGCAAAGCTATGCTGGGCATCTTTTTGTTCATCGCTATGGCTATGTTATTTCCCCTGCTGATTGCACACTTTTTCCCGGAAAAAGCCTTAGTTGTGGAAATAGCTACGCTCGATTCTCTTCAGGCCCCAAACGATCATCAGTCGGAGACGCAAGAGAAGCGCCAGACACAGGAACCCCGATCTGCTGAATTATTTTATTTCGATCCCAATCGGGCAACCCTCGAAGACTGGCTACGACTGGGTATTTCCAGACGCACGGCCATGGTGATTCTACATTATCGGGAAAAAGGAGGTCGGTTTCGTACCGGGCAGGATTTGCTGAAGATTTATGGATTTCAACCAGCCGATTATCAGCGCCTCGCTCCTTATGTACAGATCGCTCGCGATACAGAAAAACCCGGATATGCAAGGATTCCCGCAACAGCGGAGGTAAATAAAAGTTCACACACAGATCAAAAACAAAGTTTTTTGCAGCAAAAAATCGAACTAAACAGTGCAGATACCCTATTGTTTATGCAATTACCGGGTGTGGGAGCAACTTATGCGCGACGGATTATTCGCTACAGAGAACGATTAGGTGGGTTTTATCGTGTGGATCAATTACGAGAGATTCCATATCTTCCAGATTCCATTGTGCAGCGCATGCTCCCCTGGGTAAGTGTAGATACAGATCTGGTGCGGCATATTGATTTAAACACGGCCCAGCTTGGTGAACTGGCTGCGCATCCTTATATTGGTTATGCACTTGCCAGGTTAATGATTGCATATCGTGAACAGCACGGGCCTTATCAGCAGGTGGCTGATTTGCAGAAACTGGTATTGGTCGATGAACCGATTTATCGTAAACTTGTTCATTATTTAGTGGTCAATCCTGTTCATCATGCAACTCGATCTCAATGA
- a CDS encoding ATP-binding cassette domain-containing protein, translated as MMILLDHIGKRYNYEWVFRHLNFRFETGNPTAIVGANGSGKSTLLQILAGSMLPTEGQLHYQETNGQPVPANDFYRHVSFTAPYVELIEEFTPLESLKLISRFRELWPGLSLTEITDWVQLPLTARQKPIRYLSSGMQQRVKLALAFFIQSAVLLLDEPCTNLDKEGVSTYHRLIAHFTRNRILIIASNRPEEYDMCSNILSIEAFKPASPSGHHTR; from the coding sequence ATGATGATATTGCTTGATCATATCGGCAAAAGATACAATTACGAATGGGTATTTCGTCACCTGAATTTCCGTTTTGAAACGGGAAATCCTACGGCCATTGTAGGCGCCAATGGCTCAGGTAAATCGACCCTGCTGCAAATCCTTGCGGGCAGTATGCTACCTACCGAAGGCCAATTGCATTATCAGGAGACAAATGGCCAGCCCGTACCTGCTAACGATTTCTATCGCCACGTAAGCTTTACCGCTCCTTATGTGGAATTAATTGAAGAATTCACGCCTCTCGAATCCCTGAAACTGATCAGCAGGTTTCGGGAGCTGTGGCCTGGCTTATCGCTTACAGAAATAACAGACTGGGTACAGCTACCGCTCACAGCCCGCCAGAAGCCTATCCGCTACCTGTCGTCGGGCATGCAGCAAAGGGTGAAACTCGCACTTGCTTTTTTCATACAATCGGCCGTATTGCTGTTAGATGAACCGTGTACGAATCTCGACAAAGAAGGGGTATCCACGTACCACAGGCTTATCGCCCATTTTACCCGGAACCGCATCCTGATCATCGCATCCAATCGTCCTGAAGAATATGATATGTGTTCAAACATCCTATCCATTGAAGCTTTCAAACCGGCCTCCCCTTCTGGCCATCATACCAGATGA
- the lpxA gene encoding acyl-ACP--UDP-N-acetylglucosamine O-acyltransferase, with amino-acid sequence MIHPLTYIHPDAKIGPNVKIEPFTVIHKNVEIGEGTWIASNVTIMEGARIGKNCRIFPGAVISAIPQDLKFAGEETTVEIGDNTTIRECVTIHRGTRDRWKTVVGHDCLIMAYCHIAHDCIVGNYCVLANNTTLGGHITIGDYARIGGMTAIHQFCNIGAHAFIAGGSLVGKDVPPYVKAARYPLSYVGVNSIGLKRRGYSLEKINHILDIYRILFVRGYNVTKALHIIETELPASDERDEIVTFVRESNRGIMKGYSRVRPTHDDIA; translated from the coding sequence ATGATCCACCCGCTCACTTACATACATCCCGACGCCAAGATTGGTCCCAATGTGAAGATTGAACCTTTTACCGTGATCCACAAAAATGTGGAAATCGGCGAGGGCACCTGGATTGCTTCCAACGTTACCATCATGGAGGGCGCCCGGATAGGCAAAAACTGCCGCATATTTCCGGGCGCGGTGATCTCGGCCATTCCACAGGATTTGAAATTTGCAGGCGAGGAAACCACGGTGGAAATCGGCGATAATACTACGATCCGCGAATGTGTAACCATTCACCGCGGCACACGCGATAGGTGGAAAACCGTGGTAGGCCACGATTGCCTGATCATGGCCTATTGCCATATTGCACATGACTGCATCGTAGGCAATTACTGCGTACTGGCCAATAATACCACCCTGGGCGGGCACATCACCATTGGCGATTACGCCCGTATAGGCGGCATGACTGCTATCCATCAATTTTGCAATATTGGTGCCCATGCATTTATTGCCGGCGGATCGCTTGTTGGCAAAGACGTTCCTCCCTATGTGAAGGCAGCCCGCTATCCGCTTTCCTATGTGGGCGTGAATTCTATCGGACTCAAACGTCGGGGCTATTCACTGGAAAAAATCAACCATATCCTCGACATCTACCGCATTCTGTTTGTCAGGGGATATAATGTAACCAAAGCCCTGCATATCATTGAAACAGAATTGCCTGCCAGCGATGAACGCGACGAAATCGTTACTTTCGTAAGAGAGTCAAACCGTGGTATCATGAAGGGCTATTCCCGCGTACGGCCTACCCATGATGATATTGCTTGA
- a CDS encoding glycosyltransferase gives MQATPLVSVITAIYNRKHTLARAIASLRQQQFQDFEWIAVDDGSTDDSFEIVKAHASEFHHVQLIQKTHTGIADTWNTGIRAARGRWITFLDSDDAYLPDHLQIRVNYIQAHPEIDLLHSTATLVGKEEDFWVPDRSNPSRNIHLKDCAIGATFFMKRQVWETLDGFRQVLFPDADFLERAELRFHVVKIDAPTYVYFRNSSDSFLNKIKQQGPSSGKH, from the coding sequence ATGCAAGCAACTCCGCTGGTAAGCGTGATTACAGCCATTTACAATCGAAAACACACGCTGGCAAGGGCAATAGCATCATTACGTCAACAGCAATTTCAAGATTTTGAATGGATTGCTGTGGATGATGGGAGTACAGATGATTCCTTTGAAATCGTAAAAGCCCATGCTTCCGAATTTCATCACGTACAGTTGATTCAAAAAACACATACCGGAATTGCCGACACCTGGAATACCGGCATCCGGGCTGCTCGGGGAAGGTGGATAACGTTTCTCGATTCGGATGATGCTTATCTGCCCGACCATTTGCAGATTCGCGTGAATTATATTCAGGCCCATCCTGAAATTGATTTGCTACACAGTACCGCAACCCTGGTAGGAAAGGAAGAAGATTTCTGGGTGCCCGATCGAAGCAATCCTTCTCGCAACATTCACCTGAAGGATTGTGCCATTGGCGCCACATTTTTCATGAAACGCCAGGTATGGGAAACACTGGATGGATTTCGTCAGGTATTATTTCCGGATGCAGATTTTCTGGAAAGAGCGGAATTACGTTTCCATGTGGTAAAAATAGATGCGCCCACCTATGTATATTTTCGCAACTCTTCCGATAGTTTCTTAAACAAAATCAAGCAACAGGGCCCATCATCCGGAAAGCATTGA
- a CDS encoding MBL fold metallo-hydrolase has product MRLYTIHTGNFKLDGGAMFGVVPKVLWNSLNPADANNRCTWAMRCLLVEDGNRLILIDNGIGNKQDAKFFSHYDLHGEHSLESSLQQYGFHRNDITDVLLTHLHFDHCGGSIVREGDRLIPAFPNATYWSNASHWAWATQPNEREKASFLKENILPIQESGQLRMIPEENDYPFSEHMRIRFAHGHTRAMMLPFIIYQGKTIVFCADLLPSVAHIPLPYIMAYDVFPLTTLEEKKSFLQEALEKNYILFFEHDPQIECCTVKMTEKGIRADHFFSLHEI; this is encoded by the coding sequence ATGAGGTTATATACGATTCATACCGGAAATTTCAAATTAGATGGTGGTGCCATGTTTGGTGTAGTACCCAAAGTATTGTGGAACTCGCTAAACCCTGCCGATGCAAACAACCGATGCACCTGGGCTATGCGCTGTCTGCTGGTAGAAGATGGCAATCGTTTGATTTTAATCGACAACGGTATTGGCAATAAACAGGATGCGAAATTCTTCAGCCATTACGACCTACACGGAGAGCATTCCCTGGAAAGCTCGCTTCAACAATATGGCTTCCATCGAAACGATATCACCGACGTGTTGCTCACACACCTGCACTTCGATCACTGCGGCGGAAGTATTGTTAGAGAGGGCGATCGCCTGATTCCAGCTTTCCCGAATGCTACCTACTGGAGCAATGCTTCGCACTGGGCCTGGGCTACCCAACCGAATGAACGGGAAAAAGCCTCCTTCCTGAAAGAAAATATACTACCCATTCAAGAAAGCGGCCAGTTGCGCATGATCCCGGAAGAAAACGATTATCCTTTTTCGGAACATATGCGCATTCGTTTTGCCCACGGGCACACACGGGCTATGATGCTGCCTTTTATCATTTATCAAGGAAAAACCATCGTGTTCTGTGCCGACCTGTTGCCCTCAGTGGCACACATCCCATTGCCTTATATCATGGCTTATGATGTTTTCCCGCTTACTACGCTTGAGGAAAAAAAATCTTTTCTGCAGGAAGCACTCGAAAAAAACTATATTTTGTTTTTTGAACACGACCCTCAGATTGAATGCTGTACTGTAAAAATGACAGAAAAAGGAATACGGGCCGATCATTTCTTCTCTTTGCATGAAATTTGA
- the lpxD gene encoding UDP-3-O-(3-hydroxymyristoyl)glucosamine N-acyltransferase, protein MTSITAHQLAQLLNGRIEGNPDAIAYRVAKIEEATEGCLSFVANPKYEDYLYTTQASILIVNESLELERPVQSTLIRVKDAYSAFAYLLELYAAQADQRRQGIEQPCFIHPDAVVEEGAYIGAFSYIGAHAFIGRGAQIYPLCYIGDHARIGASSVLYAGVVVYHDCEIGERVIIHSGTVIGSDGFGFAPQADGQYKKIPQMGKVIIEDEVEIGANTTIDRATIGATIVHRGVKLDNLIQIAHNVEIGAHTAIAAQAGISGSTKIGKNCVIGGQAGLVGHIHIADQTRINAQSGVTKSIHTPGAAITGTPAFDYKSALKSQAIFRNLPNLEKRVRELEEMVRQLLSEKERVS, encoded by the coding sequence ATGACTTCCATCACTGCACACCAGCTCGCCCAGCTCCTGAACGGCCGCATTGAAGGCAATCCAGATGCCATTGCTTATCGGGTAGCCAAAATAGAAGAAGCTACTGAGGGATGCTTGAGCTTTGTGGCGAATCCGAAATATGAAGATTATCTGTATACCACGCAGGCGTCTATCCTGATTGTTAATGAATCCCTGGAATTGGAGCGTCCGGTACAGAGCACGCTGATTCGGGTAAAAGATGCCTATTCAGCCTTTGCATATCTGCTTGAACTTTATGCCGCTCAAGCAGATCAAAGGCGGCAGGGCATCGAGCAACCCTGTTTTATCCACCCGGACGCGGTAGTGGAAGAAGGGGCATATATCGGTGCTTTCAGCTACATTGGTGCACACGCCTTCATCGGACGTGGAGCTCAGATCTATCCGCTATGCTATATCGGAGATCATGCCCGTATTGGGGCCTCTTCTGTGTTATATGCAGGCGTGGTGGTGTATCATGATTGTGAGATCGGAGAAAGGGTAATTATTCATTCCGGGACCGTGATTGGAAGCGATGGATTCGGGTTTGCACCACAGGCTGATGGTCAGTATAAAAAAATACCCCAGATGGGAAAGGTAATTATTGAAGATGAAGTAGAGATCGGAGCCAACACCACTATCGATAGGGCTACAATAGGAGCCACGATCGTTCATCGCGGGGTAAAACTCGACAACCTGATTCAGATAGCGCATAATGTGGAAATTGGCGCCCACACAGCTATTGCTGCACAGGCTGGTATTTCGGGAAGTACGAAAATTGGGAAAAATTGCGTTATCGGAGGACAGGCGGGATTGGTGGGACATATCCATATAGCCGATCAAACGCGTATCAACGCCCAGAGTGGCGTTACGAAATCCATTCATACTCCGGGTGCCGCCATCACAGGAACTCCTGCTTTTGACTATAAAAGTGCACTGAAAAGTCAGGCAATTTTTCGAAATTTGCCCAATTTAGAAAAACGCGTCAGGGAGCTGGAAGAAATGGTTCGCCAGCTTCTCTCCGAAAAAGAACGCGTTTCCTAA